The genomic window GGCCTTCTACGACCGGCTGGTGGACTCGCTGCTCGAAGCGGGCATCACGCCCAACGCCACCCTCTACCACTGGGACCTCCCGCAGGCCCAGCAGGACCGGGGCGGCTGGCCCGAGCGTGAGACGGCGGAACGTTTCGGCGACTACGCGGCCGTGGTCGCGGAGGCACTGGGCGACCGCGTCAAGGACTGGGCGACGCTCAACGAGCCGCTGTGCTCGGCCTGGATCGGCCATCTCGAGGGCACCATGGCCCCCGGCTGGACGGACCTGACAGCGGCGGTGCGCGCGTCGTACCACCTGCACGTCGGGCACGGCCTGGCCGTGCAGGCGCTGCGGGCGGCGCACTCCGACCTGCGGGTCGGCATCGTGAACAACCTCAGCCCGTGCGAGCCGGCCACCGACCGCGACGCCGACGTGGCCGCCGCCCGCCGGGCCGACGGCCACACCAACCGCTGGTGGCTCGACCCGATCCACGGCCGCGGCTACCCGCAGGACATGCTCGACCTCTACGGTGTGGACCTGCCGATCAAGGACGGCGACCTGGAGTCGATCGCCGCCCCGCTGGACTGGCTGGGCCTGAACTACTACTTCCGCAACGTCATCACCGACGACCCGACCGGGCCCGCCCCGTACGCCAAGTCGGTCTACCTGCCGGGCGTCCGGCGGACGGCGATGGACTGGGAGGTCAACGCGGACGGCCTGGAGCAGCTGCTGGTGCGGCTGTCCGAGGAGTACGGCGCCGGCAAGATCTTCGTCACGGAGAACGGCTCCGCCTACCGCGACACGGTGGGTGCCGACGGCCAGGTCGACGACCCCGAGCGGACCGCCTACCTGGACGAGCACCTGGCGGCCTGCGCCCGCGCGGTCCGCCGCGGGGTGCCGCTGGCCGGCTACTACGCCTGGTCGCTGCTGGACAACTTCGAGTGGGCGTACGGCTACGACAAGCGCTTCGGCCTTGTCCACGTCGACTACACCACGCAGAAGCGCACCATCAAGGGCAGCGGTCGCCGTTACGCGGAGATCATCGCGGCCCACCGCCGCAAGGCCCGCCGCGCGGCCTGAGCGGGTCCGCCCGCCAGGGCGCCCGTTGACGAGGGGTGACGCCACCGGTCCGCCGGTGCGTCGCCCCTCGCCCTGTTTTTTCCCGGGCGCGCTTTGGCGCTCGGTGTTTCCCGGCGCGGGCTCGGCACGGGCCGGTCAGCTCGGCGCGGACAGCAGCCGGCCGGTGGGCGGCTCGGTGACGGCGCCGTCGGCCGCGACGCACCGGCCGCGCAGCCAGCTGCCGCGGACCACCCCGTGCAGGGTGCGGCCGGCGTAGGCGGTGATCGGGTTGCGGTGCCGCAGCCGGGCCGGGTCGACCGTGAAGGACGCCTCCGGGTCGAGTACGGCGAAGTCGGCGTCACGGCCCTCGGCGATGGCGCCCTTGGCGGTGAGGCCGGCCAGTGCCGCGGGACCCGCGGACATCCAGCGGACCACGTCGGAGAGGCTGTGGCCGCGGCGGCGGGCCTCGGTCCACACCGCGGGCAGGCCCAGCTGGAGGGAGGAGATACCTCCCCAGGCGGCGGCGAAGTCCCCGGTGTCCTTGGCCTTCAGGCCGATCGTGGCGGGTGAGTGGTCGGAGACCACGCAGTCGATGGTGCCGTC from Streptomyces sp. NBC_01198 includes these protein-coding regions:
- a CDS encoding GH1 family beta-glucosidase, with the protein product MNDLSALPADFVWGAATAAYQIEGAVDEDGRAPSIWDTFSHTPGKIDGDDTGDVACDHYHRTAEDLDLMKALDLDSYRFSIAWPRIVPQGGGAVNPAGLAFYDRLVDSLLEAGITPNATLYHWDLPQAQQDRGGWPERETAERFGDYAAVVAEALGDRVKDWATLNEPLCSAWIGHLEGTMAPGWTDLTAAVRASYHLHVGHGLAVQALRAAHSDLRVGIVNNLSPCEPATDRDADVAAARRADGHTNRWWLDPIHGRGYPQDMLDLYGVDLPIKDGDLESIAAPLDWLGLNYYFRNVITDDPTGPAPYAKSVYLPGVRRTAMDWEVNADGLEQLLVRLSEEYGAGKIFVTENGSAYRDTVGADGQVDDPERTAYLDEHLAACARAVRRGVPLAGYYAWSLLDNFEWAYGYDKRFGLVHVDYTTQKRTIKGSGRRYAEIIAAHRRKARRAA